One Aegilops tauschii subsp. strangulata cultivar AL8/78 chromosome 2, Aet v6.0, whole genome shotgun sequence genomic window, AACATAGTTTCATACATCAACTTCAACTACTACTTATTCAAACTACTAGATAAACTACTCCtcatcggagctacggaactgctCCCAGAACTCCTCCTTCGTCGGGTCGTCgcacccctcctcctcctcctccgagaaGTCTGCCCAGTCCTCCTCGGAAGAGGACTCGGTGGGGATCACCGTCGAGGGACCGGCCTCATCCTCCTTCTTCggccccttcttcttctgctcCGCCTCACGCTTCCAGTAGTACTCCACCTCAGCTTGGACGTACTCCGGATGCTCCCGAGCAAACCTCGCCATCGCCTCCTCATCGGTCTCGCCAGCACTGATGACAAACGacggcttcttcttcttcttcttcttcttcttcttcttcgtgaTCTCCTTCATGTTGATGCCCTGCGGCACAAGCATCTCCGCTTCCGCCCGACTCTCGATCTCTGGAAAGTTGAGGTGCGACCGAGGCCTCTCGGCACGCCACACCGCCACGTCGTAGGCACGCGCGGCCTCGTGGGCGGAGGGGTACGTGCCGATCCACCAACGCCTTCCGGCGTCGGAGAACTCCACACCCCAGTTGCCGGAGGGCTTCTGCCTCACGCCGAAGAAGCCCGACTTGCCCTTCGACATCTTCTTCGGCGCCATCAGGAGCGGCGTGCGGCTGGGCCGGTGGCGGACGGCGCCGGGCGGGGCGGTgctgcggggcggcggtggcgggcggGGCAGTGGCGGACGGAGCCAGGCGGGGCGGATctgcggggcggcgacggcgtgcGGGGCGGAGCTGCGGGGTGGCGGTGGCGGGCAGGGCGGTGGCGGAGCTGCGGGGTGGCGGTGGcgggcggggcggtggcggaGCTGCGGGGCGGCGGTTGGCGGGCTGCGGGGCGGGCGGGCGGCGACGCGGCGGGGCCGGATCCACGGCGggcaggcggcggggcggcgtggaaacagcggcggggggcggggcggcgccggatCTAATACGGGCGGCctgcggcggggcggcggcggacgggcggGAGGTCGCGGGCGGGCGGCCGGGAACGGAAATGAAGTggtggttgggcgttcgagggcGGCGGCTGGTTTTGGACCAGATGCATCTCGTGATGTATATTTGTATCGCGAGGTGTTGCATTTTACATCACCAGGAGGCCGTGGTCCAATTTTTTTTGCATATGGACCGTCTGTTGGAGCAGCGTTTTTTGCCCCAGATGGTCCAAAAGTTAGTTATTTTTATATTTGGACCATCTATCGGAGATGCTCTAAGCTAGCACAAATTGTACTGGTGTACTGGAATCAAAGCTATAACTAAAAATTTCTATTTTGTATATCAAGTGGGCCGGGTTCGGGCGCCGCTCTGCACCCCTAATAAAACTCAACAAAACAAATACATGAATCAATTTGAAGCCACCTTCCTGGCAATTATTGTCGCTACACCTACAATCTTGATGACGTGCCTGACCGCATATCAACACACTACATCTATTCCGGTGGCCTTAACAAGCCGCATGCTTGCAAGCCGAGAGAACCAACGAGTCTAGTAGACCCTTTGCATGCACCGCATGCGCACGCTCTAGGATCAGCTGTTGCCATCTTCCATCGTCCCACCTTCAGGAGTGATCAACGTATCCACCTCGTCAGGCCATACTGTCATCGACGACACCATGACGCCAAACAACACCACCATCGTGCACGTATCCATCCACACGCACCCGCCGATACTCCGGCCGAGATCCTCCATCCCCTCACCGGACCTCTCATCGTGCCGCCGGCCATCCACGTGAAGAACTGACAACAAATCTGGGTGGGATCCAGATCCACGGCCGCCGCCATGCCCACCATCGCCAGAGAACCCGCGGGTTCCCGGCGGCCATGTGGGCTAGCACCACCTCCGCACGACTAGGGACACGGCCTTGACCGTTGCACGCACGGTCCCCAATGGCACCGCCCCAGCCGCTCCATGGAGATTGCCGCTGCATCCATCGCCCCGGCCCTTCGGCACCGGGCCTGCCACCACTGCAGCCTACGCCGGCGGCAGCGACGGAAGGGAGGGCTGCCATGAAGATCTATTGCTGGTGGCGCTAGGGTTTTCCCCCTGGTGGCGCCGCCCTGGGAAGACGTCGCGAGATGTGAGACAACTCTTTCGAGAAACTTCGTTCAACTAAGTGAGGATGACATTCGAGGCCGATACACTGCAAGGAGGTGTTGGCGATGTTGTTCGTGATGGCTATGGAAAATTTATAGTAGTTGTTAACAGTCATATCGACCAATGCTCTGATGTGGTAAAAGCCGAGGTCACAACAATGAAGCACGGGCTGAACCTAGCACAAACTCTACGATGTAATCAATTGATTGTCAACTCAAATAGTTTGGATGTAATATTGACGCTGAAGGAAGGAGCTGGATTTGCTGAAGTGCGAAGTGCCGCAATCTTTGATTACCGCTATCACATAGCTTCCGAGTTCTCACTAATTCTATTCAAGCATTGCTATAGAGATGCAAACATTGCTGCTCATGAACTTGATAGGCTAGCTAGGTTCTTCCCAACTAGTGTATGGATGGACGATCCTCCTGCATCTATTATTTCTTTTGCCCGTAAGTGATGTAACACTTTATTATAATGAATGAGAAGGAATGATGATTTTAAAAAAACTGGTGAAATGTTCATATTTTCGGCCGATTTTTCCCCAAAATTTTGAATCCTTGCGACTTCCTGTTGGAATTTTGAAATTTCTAGCTATAAactcattatatatatatatatatatatatatatatatatatatatatatatatatatgtatatatattaACTTCATGACAATCGCAATGACGATTCTAAGAAGTTGAAACTTTCAGAGAAAAATTCGTGAATAGAGCCTCTTTctagccgccgcctcctcctccaagaAAAGCTAGGGTTCGTGCCTCTCACCGGCTCCGCCGCaggtccgcctcgtctccggtggccctagggccatgggggcgtggtggatcctggcaagggccggcgggagggctccgttGTTAGTTGTTCCTTCAAAATTTGTTAGGGCTTGTGTCCTACTCAGGaagacgagacggcggcggctccctgaagatggaataaaggtctccccgcctagtCCCCGTTCCGgtggtgcgtctagcatcgttggtgggcgtgtggaggtgtgtctctggCGGATCTATCCtcggtggatttgctcggatctggtTGTGGTTCGTCTATGTtcgtgtgtcttcaggttggatcctttcgATCTACGTTATTCTTCATCAGCGACGGTagctgttctggtgcgctggtcctacggggtcttagcacgacgacttcccgactgtctactacaacaagttgtgcccgactccggcgagggaggggtgatgacggtggcgtgccttcggctcgtttcagtgattgtagtcgtcgctaggggtctacggatctggatgtaatttttattatttctagtgttcATTGTACTGCCGTGAtagaagatgaatagattgaaagttttctCGCATAAAAAGGTTGGAATTCAAATTGTTTAGTTCAAATAACATAGAATTCTAATTATTTAGTTCAAACTACATAGGAATTCAaatctataccaatataaaaagacccaaaggGGCAGATCCAAACCATCTCGACCGTCAAATCATGTTATCCAGCGGTTCAAATCGCTCCAATGTTGAGCACCAAACACGTTTAACGCTCTAATTACCCACCACTGCCATTGGTTATAAACATGTTTTGAATCAACGCTATCCCATGAAATCTGCCATGTAATTAATATCCTACCATTCCCGCGAAAAAGTAATTGATATCTTACCAAATACCAACGTGCAACAGATATATCTTACCTAATATAACTTGCAACTAATATCCTACCTAATAtaaacgtgcattgcacgtacattATTACTAGTTCTTCGAAAAgtctaacgcccacacgtgtgggcgtctGGCAACTCGCCCACACGCATGGATCCTCGTCCAACCAATTCTGCACGAATCTTGGCGCGTTCTAGCAGTttttgtgtgccacgtaggactaagctggtgtgtgggcattcatcCGGTCGCCCACACGTCCTTTTTTCACCACACggggggctggtgtgtgggcgtttagcaaTTCGCCCACACACCAGTTTCACGCACGCAgagggggctggtgtgtgggcatttatcacttcgcccacacgcccgtctcctAGCCCACACCCAAAGTTGGCGCCATGTGTTTATGcaggtacatggcaactgcctctAGCTTTGCTTGTAAGTAGATGTCAACTCTTTTTACccgagttgccatgtgtttttgcatggtacatggcaactgccctagcgtgcacgtaagaagatggcaactctttctttttacatggcaactgccctagcgtgcttgtgagcacatggcaactctctcttttacccgaacatgtttttttgccatgcctttttgtagtgctacatggcaactgcctagtgtttagtgggtggcaactcctaaagttttgaaatcatggcaactgcagtagaccagaccatacatggcaactgcagttgagcaaccatggcaactatagttgtccgacatggcaaccaaaattcagcgacatggcaactgcagttaagCAAACATGGACGAGGGTCTGAACCATGGCAACTGCGGGACGCCCGGTGACTGTACgcggggcgtgcgggaccacgaggtacgaggcctgacatacggggcgtgtgggcgttatctatttcGCCCACACGCACGCGTGTGAGAGGGATCGGGAGGGAAAAAAAGAGGTGTGTGGGCATTACTTTTTTTGCCCACACGTGGGTGTGTGGGCTGCTCCTCTTATACACAACACAAAATGTGTGGGCAAACCccctaacgcccacacgtgtggcacttatcgGCGTCCTAGTTGTTTTATAGAGTTGAAACTTAGATGATAGAAGTTTGTAGTAGCGAGAAAAGGGTTTTTCAAGTAAACAACACCGATTTTTTAGACGGGTAGAATAATTATGATGTTGTAGATCAAAATAATTGTGCGGAAAATGACAATTATGGTTGACTGTATTTTGTACAAATCTTTATTTCGAAAGGGTGCCATACAGcatatttggtctaatctacctacCCTCTTGGTGGGCTAACACAATCTAAGAAATAAATTCACTTTTTTTAGGACCATAAATTCACATTAGTGTTTCAGTTCAATGTAATTTATTAAAAAAAAGTGATGTGAATAGTCAATCATGCATATTGGAGAACTGCATTCACGTGTTACCATTGTATGGAAAAACATGGAAGAACTAAAAAAATCATGAACTGCCTATAGGCCATGTTCAGGCACGACCCACACTAGGCCATGTTCAGGAACGACCCACACTAGGCCATGTTCAAGTACTTCCAGGCTCTAATTTGAGTGCATTCTTTCGATGCAAGCAATCCGAAGAACGATATAGAGAACTGTTTCCCAACATGAATCAAAGGCAAGATAAAAAAAACATACACAGGTAAATCCTTCAATTTAAACATTTGTAGTAATAGATTCATGATCACCATCGCTTATTTTAAAGAGGCCACCTACGATATGAGCTCCGCCTACGAAATATCCACAAGACCAAAAAAATGAATGTACTCCACAAATCTGTAGATCGGTAATATCCGCGATCGCTATGAATATAACATTCTACAATAACTGCCACAAGGCCAACCGCTTGCGAAGAAATGATTGTCATGGAACATAACACTGCCAACATGGCAAAAAACATATGCCTAAAAAAGCAGAGTCCTCGGAGAGGGTGCTACCCCTGACTTGTCTGGTCATGTATTCCAGGCTTCCCAGCAGCAAATAAACACTTCAACACCACAATGTCAAATTACGAGAGCTCCTAGCACATGGAGTATCCGATACTAGCAGCGGATCAATCTACAGTCATGAATACATGTAACTAACTAACTATAATCCAGTACTTATACGCGGCCACAAACTTCAGCAAAGAGTCGACTCTTGTATTTGTCTTGCCCATATTAACACCATCTGTTCAGCGTTATGTCTGTAACCAAAAAAAAATGCCAAAATGAAGAAGCACTTGAATGAGAATATGTAGATGTTTATCAAAATGAAGCAGCAACCGATATTATGAACTCGTCTGTATCGCTATGTGTAGAGCAAGTATTATGCTAATATGGTAAGGGTCACTACCATGCAACTGCAACTACACCAGCTGAGAGAGATTTTGAAGATCAAGAGTGGGAAGGGTTATGTGGAACCTAAGACCTGATGAAGAATACAACGATCGAAACTCAGCATATAGAGCATAATTTTTCTTGCTTCATAAAACAGCCTAATTTGGAAAGGCTACCTCAAAGGTGCAAATTCAATGTACATGGTAGCTAgctcaaaatgaactctgaatttCAGTACAATCAATGGTACAAAATGGCCTAATTAGTAGTTATCGCATATATGGAAACCATACATAGAACCTTAACCCCTGGTCCTCCCCTCCCTCGCTGCCGCCAGAGGGCGGGGCCAGGCGAAGCCCGATCACCGGTCGTGGTAGCGGACATCTTCgtcgcctgggggggggggggggggggggaatccagATCTGGTCATGCCATTGTCGTGGGGCGCCGCGGCGCGGCCTCGCATCGGCACAGGTCATGGCACGCGGGTGCGTTGGCGGCGAGACGGGCTGCACGTCAATGGTGACCGGCCCGTGTGGTGGCAGCGGTCTGCCCGATCCAGGATCCGATTGCTGTGGGCTGGCCGTggcagaggtggcggcgcggcggtGGTGGATTCAGCCTTCCTCTCTGCTGGTGCAGCAGGTACGTGGCTCGGCGGCCAGGGCGGATTGATGGGCTGGTCTGGTGGCTCATCTCACGGCGCGCAGGGGCTGGCCGGAGGTGGCAGGGGGCTCCACGTCCTCGACGTCAACATGGTTTGGAGGCGTGATAGGTAGCTGCAACATGGCTTGCAGCTGCCAGAGCTTCCTTGCCCAGATCTGGCCGGCGAGGCCCCAATCTTGCCAAGGTGCCTGTTTTGGGGTGGATAGGGGGAGGGGGAAGGGTCTTCTGCCCCTTACCGGTCAATGAGGGGCGGTCTCGGATGCTGGAGCAGCGACCCTGGTGGTGGGAATCGAGGTGCTCGTAGCTCAGGTGTTGTCTGGTGGCCATGGTCATGTGGGCGGCATGGTGACCGGGGTGCGATACTCGGTGGTGGTTGTGTGGCAGATCGTACCACATTTCAGTGGTGGTGAGTGCTGGCTGTGGTGAAAGCCCGTTCTGACTTCGGTCAGGCTGGCGGTGGCGACGTTTCAGCGCCGTACTCTTCTTAAGGCGTCGTTGCGGTCAATCGTTGTCTGGATCCGAGGGATACCCTGATCCTTGGATCGGGCGGTGGCAGTGCTCCGGTATCATGCCTTCCTCTAGGCGTCGCCTTGAAGCTCACGGTTCATCGTGTGCGGCTTCATCTCATTGTCGTTCACAGTTGAGGGCCCTAGTAACTCCATAGTGATGCTTATTGTCCACCTGATGTTTGCTAGGAGTTGTACGGGGTGGTGTTGCTGCTGCTGATTTCAGTGCCTGTGTATCCGGCCTTGGGTGTGTGAGTGTGTTATGGACTTATGGTGCATCGGGTTGCATGATGGTCGATGCTTTATCTATAAAAAGCGGGGCCAAAGCCTTTTTCGGTATATGGAAACTATCTTGAGATCATGAACCCTTTATATTTACATGCATTACACTGTGAAGACTGATGGACAGAACAAAGCATGGCAATCCACACTCCACAGGGCACAAAAGAATGGTATAAACAGAGGAATAGGGTTTTTTCGATGTGAATTGACTCCCCAACATGGTATTTTTCAGTTTTATTGCACAAGAAGCACCACTATAATTAACAAATGATCATATAAACTATCAAAAATATTTGTTACAAATTGCTCTTGCGATACAAGTTGCTTTTGGGGAAATAAAGGGGCTCAAGTTACTTTGGGATAAAGGGGCACTGATAACCCATGAAAGAGAAGAAAATCTTACTACAACATTGACATGTGTTTTCGAATGCACTTCGACAAAAATGTCATGGAACAACACCACATGCAAGTATATATTAGCTGCGGAATAAATGAAGGGTGAGTTCTATAATATTACCATCATGGATTACTTGAGTAATCCAATTTAATTTCTATTTGTATCTTCACTAAAGCAATGCAATATGTTTATATGTAACAGAAAACAAACGCAGATAAATAACAAGATAATGCAATTAAATTGGCGATACCCCACGATCCAACCCTTTGAAATTTGAGGCCTGCCACTTAGTGGGTTTCGGTGGATAAAATTCAAAGTCAAAGCTGCCCGATCATAATAAGCATGGGAATGACTGAACATGGAGAATGCATGCTAGGTTTCCACTAATGATCTCTCCATATGGATCTGATTGGTCAAACAGCGACGTGTACCAAACAAGATCAGTGTTAACTGCAAATACTTTTAAGAAAGCTAACATCTATCAACAAGCCAAGAAACCAAACTTTCTCGTAGGTCTAACTGGGATGTACCACAAAATGTTTTGGTATAAAGTTATCAACACCAATAAGTGTTAATCATTTACATTTATAAATGATAGGGGCACAAATGAAAAGCTCACAAGTTATCAGGATATTCACCAAACTAGAAACAGTAGGCTTATAAAAAAACATATAATGTGACGCCAATAGGAGAACAGAGAAGAGGGCAGGTATATACCTCAACAGCACATCCACATAACTCTCTACTTCATCCTCCACTGCCTCAGCACCGTAGTGGGTAACATGATGAGACAAAATACTGCGCCGACACCCAATGACCCCACATCCCTCAATACTGAACGAACATGTTCCCTCTGAGATCCTTTCACAGGCAACAGACCCACCACCAAATCATCATGAAGTATGAGCGGGAGGAAGACCAGCACAACGAGCGCTCCAACAATGACAGGATCCTTGAGCATCATTTGGGCAACCTGGTGAAGCGTTTTCGGGGGCTCTTTGATATCCTTGATAAGAATTTACGCATATTCGACATAAAAAAGGTCAGAACGAGGTCATATTATATGCGCTTATTAAGCTAGAGGGATGCAGAGACATTTAAATAAAGTAAATGCCAGTTTCGAAttcatgaaaatgatggatcTTAATTTCTAATTGGGAATTGGCAACTTATTTAAACCGCATACATTGCAAAATCCTATTTCAACTGCTGTAAAATCCTGTTTGCATGGAATCGAAGAGAGGATGGAGATTAATTTTGAATTAATCTCCATCCTCTCTTCAATTTCATGCAAACAGAGGAACATTTTCCGCGATTACCTTCCTGGTGTTGTGCGCGGAGCGCACTCCGGTGGCGCCGACGAGAATCAAGGCAACGGGGGTGAACAGAGCAGCGAAGATAAGGGAGTGGTGGGAGAGCCAGGACGCCGCCGCGAGCACGGCGGAACCCTCGACCTCGCCCAGAGCGCGGCGCGCGATGACCTTGGCGAGGGACGCCGCGGTGCCGACCCACACGATCCCGTAATAAAGGAAGATGAGCGCGTCCCACCTGGCGAGGGCCACGAGCCTGCGCTCCGACGCCGGCATCTCCGGCTCGGCGACGGTCATGGGGGCGGAACCCCTAGGCGCAGGTAGCAGAGTTCTTTTTTTAGATGTGGGCGCCTTGGTAGTGTGAAGTTGGGTTTAGCGGGAGCGAGAGGAGGGGGACGGGGAAAACCCTATTCGCCGCTCGCTGCGGCGAATTGTGGGACGGGGATTCGCACAGGGGCAAAGATGCGAGCGACGagacatgggccggcccacttcCAGCTTTAAACAGAGCGGCCAGCGGTTTTGGGAACTTCTAGAAACCTTCTGGAAGGTTCCCTGAACCGGGTTTTcgtgtgttgtttcttttctggtttttctggttttcatttggtttctgtTTCTCgctttttttttgctttttcttttttgtgcttcttttctgcttctctttttcttttcttttcttttcatttttacttttttattttaattttttcaCTTTTTTATTTTCTCAAAAATGTTCAGAATTTTAAAAAATGCATTCTCCAACATTTTTCCAAATATAAAGAAATTTACTTTTTTCAAAAAAAACATAAATATAAAAAATGACAATTCAAAAAAACTTTAGAACTTCAAAAATTGTTCGCTTATTTCTAAAAAGTGTTCGAAAATTTCAGAAAAgtttaaaatttcaaaaattgtttatatgaaaaaatgtgcacattttttaaattttgttcacaaattcaaaaaatgttcaagaaTTTCCAAAAAAATGTTCTAGTTTGAAAAAAATCACGAATTCAAAAACTATTCGGTAATGTCAAAAAATGTTCTTTTTTATAAGTTTGTTCATGTTTTAAAATTTTGTTAACAAATTCAAAATGTGTACGgggaattttaaaaaatgttcacattttacaaaaaaaattgctcatatttcagaattttttcgTCTTCTAAAACTTACTTCTTTTTCGACAAAATGTTTGGGATTTCCAAAAAAACTTTGGGGTTTTACGAAAGATGTATTAAAAATTTGAAATGTTGTTCCCATTTCCTTTCTTCATAAAATTGTATGTGTTTCCCGTAATATTTTCAAATAATTTAGAAATATATATGGTACAACAAACAAGGTGCTACTACGAATAGATCGTTATACTCACTTCTTAAACTTTTTGCGATGCGAGAATAAGTTAGTAGTAGCCGTTGCCTGTAGTGGCTAGCATCACTCGTGGATAATCTGGCAGTCACGAGTTCGATTCCTTCATCCATCTCATTTGCTTTTTTTCGCGCTAGCTAGCTTCGGTGCCCTAGAGTGGGTCGGCCCAGTCGCGGCGCCCCCTGTGTGTCGGCGCGCTATTGGATGCAACGAGCGTCCAATAGGAGCTCCCAGGGATGGTGATCAGTTCGGGGGTTTAGGTGGGGAAAGAGAAGCGGTCGATCGGGTCCCAACCAGAGCTGGCCATCTGGCCGTgctagctgggccggcccggtAGCATGCTAGCACAACACGGGCTAAAGAGGCATGCCGGGCATGTGGCATGCCAGGGGGCCATCCTGGGCTGCTAGGCTGGGAGCGTGGGTCGGCATGGCACGATCGGTTTATCTTTTTGATCATTACGCGGCGGCCCCTCCCGATTCCACAGCTGCGGGGGTGGTGCTCGCCATGGGAACCTCTCCTCTAGCCAAGGATGACGAGCGAGATGAAAGGGGGGCGTGTGGAGGAGAGAGCTTCGTAAGAGATAAGGTTGGGGGAATATCGGCTCGACACATGATTTCAATAGACAAAAAACATCGTAAGTAGTAGAGGGATAGGTAGGTACTTATTCCTGGCCGGCAGTATCATTGCTGCATGAGACGAGACCTTCGTTCTAGCCTTTGTTCGGGTATGGGACCGAGCTGGGATTCTTCCATCCGAGTGGGTACCGCCCTTCTGATTTGGTTTGAGTACGGGACCGACCTTCTCTTTTGTTTGTAACTAGGCTTGCCCGAAACAAAGGAACCTTGGTGTGAGAACCCACCCGAGAGTTGGTAACCCAACGTTTTCACCTATGatttctccatcgtcttctttgCCTTGCCTTTAGCATCTTTCTTGTCTGATCTTAGATTTCACTGATAGGAAATAGGGCATTACCTGTCACTCCGCCTTTCTAAGAAGGCCTTTCGCTTAGTTGTCCTTTCTACTAGAACTTCCCTTTAGCAGTTCTGGAACATCTATAGTATGCTTGAATGTCGGCAATTTTTCTATATTCTCTTCCTCCTCGTCCATTAGTTTAGTTCCTTTCCTTAGAATCACAAGGTCTGAATCAAGTGAAACGGCTGAGGCGCAAGCCCTTTTCTCGCCACTACTCTGTGTACCCAAAGTCAGCAACCTTTTTGGCACGCTGGGCTAGCAAGTTCATTGCTTCAATGACATGAATTTCATTAAGCGGACAAATACTATCCCGAAAAATATGAGCAATCAGCTGAAGTGTTGCCTTTACTTCATCTGCCATGAACGGAGCCAAGAGGCTTGCGTTCATTTCTTCAGTTACTCACCTATTTACTTTCCacattagagcatctccaacagccgcgctaTATAAGCGCCGCGTTGAAAAATCAGTGTCTTTTGCGCGCGCTACC contains:
- the LOC120974957 gene encoding uncharacterized protein yields the protein MTVAEPEMPASERRLVALARWDALIFLYYGIVWVGTAASLAKVIARRALGEVEGSAVLAAASWLSHHSLIFAALFTPVALILVGATGVRSAHNTRKDIKEPPKTLHQVAQMMLKDPVIVGALVVLVFLPLILHDDLVVGLLPVKGSQREHVRSVLRDVGSLGVGAVFCLIMLPTTVLRQWRMK
- the LOC123497060 gene encoding uncharacterized protein encodes the protein MAPKKMSKGKSGFFGVRQKPSGNWGVEFSDAGRRWWIGTYPSAHEAARAYDVAVWRAERPRSHLNFPEIESRAEAEMLVPQGINMKEITKKKKKKKKKKKPSFVISAGETDEEAMARFAREHPEYVQAEVEYYWKREAEQKKKGPKKEDEAGPSTVIPTESSSEEDWADFSEEEEEGCDDPTKEEFWEQFRSSDEE